In Halobacterium sp. R2-5, the following are encoded in one genomic region:
- a CDS encoding LSM domain-containing protein, translated as MSGRPLDVLEASLEETVTVRLKDGEEFTGVLTGYDQHMNIVLEGEDTTIIRGDNVVTIKP; from the coding sequence ATGAGCGGCCGACCACTCGACGTACTCGAGGCGTCACTGGAGGAGACCGTCACGGTCCGACTCAAGGACGGCGAGGAGTTCACCGGCGTCCTCACGGGCTACGACCAGCACATGAACATCGTGCTGGAGGGCGAAGACACAACGATTATCCGTGGCGACAACGTCGTCACAATCAAACCATGA
- the purF gene encoding amidophosphoribosyltransferase has product MSSGREDGSEFDHPTEKCGVVGVSLTERDAAYPTYYALYALQHRGQESAGIVTHDGFQQHQHVSMGLVGEAFDESDVEDLVGSAGIGHVRYPTAGSVDKSCAQPFSVSFKGGALGLSHNGNLVNADEIRDDLASSGHAFTSDGDTEVIAHDLARNLLDADIVDAVETTMNRIHGSYSLTIMHDDTVLGLRDPLGNRPLVIGELDDGYVLASESAAIDTLGGELVRDVRPGELIVLHEDGGGFDSHQLVETDHTAHCFFEYVYFARPDSVIDEELVYEVRRELGRQVWAETGVDTDVVMPVPDSGRAFASGYAEAAQDDGAGVEFAEGLMKNRYVGRTFIMPTQEGREQAVRLKLNPIKSTVEGRTVTVIDDSIVRGTTSSQLVDLLREAGAEEVHVRIGAPPISAPCYMGIDMATRDELIAADRTPAEIAEEIGADSLSYLSLSAVTEAIGKSELDLCAGCVTGEYPYDVPGEAADRDVDRSVETPADD; this is encoded by the coding sequence ATGTCTTCCGGGCGCGAGGACGGCTCCGAGTTCGACCACCCCACGGAGAAATGCGGCGTCGTCGGCGTCTCCCTCACGGAGCGCGACGCCGCCTACCCGACGTACTACGCGCTGTACGCGCTCCAGCACCGCGGCCAGGAGTCCGCGGGCATCGTCACCCACGACGGCTTCCAGCAGCACCAGCACGTCAGCATGGGGCTCGTCGGCGAGGCGTTCGACGAGTCCGACGTCGAGGACCTCGTCGGGAGCGCGGGCATCGGCCACGTCCGCTACCCGACCGCGGGGAGCGTCGACAAGTCCTGCGCGCAGCCGTTCTCCGTCTCGTTCAAGGGCGGCGCGCTCGGGCTGAGCCACAACGGCAACCTCGTGAACGCCGACGAGATCCGCGACGACCTCGCGAGCAGCGGGCACGCGTTCACCAGCGACGGCGACACCGAGGTCATCGCTCACGACCTCGCGCGGAACCTCCTCGACGCGGACATCGTCGACGCCGTCGAGACGACGATGAACCGCATCCACGGGTCGTACTCGCTGACCATCATGCACGACGACACCGTCCTCGGGCTCCGGGACCCGCTCGGAAACCGCCCGCTCGTCATCGGCGAACTCGACGACGGCTACGTGCTCGCCAGCGAGTCCGCGGCTATCGACACGCTCGGCGGCGAACTCGTCCGCGACGTCCGGCCGGGCGAGCTCATCGTCCTCCACGAGGACGGCGGCGGCTTCGACTCCCACCAGCTCGTGGAGACCGACCACACCGCCCACTGCTTCTTCGAGTACGTCTACTTCGCGCGCCCGGACTCGGTCATCGACGAGGAGCTCGTCTACGAGGTGCGCCGCGAGCTCGGCCGCCAGGTCTGGGCGGAGACCGGCGTCGACACGGACGTCGTGATGCCGGTCCCGGACTCCGGGCGCGCGTTCGCGTCGGGGTACGCGGAGGCCGCACAGGACGACGGCGCGGGCGTGGAGTTCGCGGAGGGCCTGATGAAGAACCGGTACGTCGGCCGCACGTTCATCATGCCCACTCAGGAGGGCCGCGAGCAGGCCGTCCGCCTGAAGCTCAACCCCATCAAGTCCACCGTCGAGGGCCGCACCGTCACCGTCATCGACGACTCCATCGTGCGCGGCACCACGAGCAGCCAGCTCGTCGACCTGCTGCGGGAGGCCGGCGCGGAGGAAGTCCACGTGCGAATCGGCGCGCCGCCGATCAGCGCGCCCTGCTACATGGGCATCGACATGGCGACCCGCGACGAGCTCATCGCCGCCGACCGAACCCCGGCGGAGATCGCCGAGGAGATCGGCGCGGACAGCCTCTCGTACCTCTCGCTTTCCGCCGTCACGGAAGCCATCGGGAAGTCCGAGCTCGACCTCTGTGCGGGCTGCGTGACCGGCGAGTACCCCTACGACGTGCCCGGCGAGGCCGCCGACCGCGACGTCGACAGGTCCGTCGAGACGCCAGCCGACGACTGA
- a CDS encoding 50S ribosomal protein L37e, which translates to MTGAGTPSQGKKNTTTHTKCRRCGEKSYHTKKKVCSSCGFGKTAKRRSYSWQEKTGDN; encoded by the coding sequence ATGACGGGAGCTGGGACCCCGAGCCAAGGGAAGAAGAACACGACGACGCACACGAAGTGCCGCCGCTGCGGCGAGAAGTCCTACCACACGAAGAAGAAGGTCTGTTCGAGCTGCGGCTTCGGCAAGACGGCCAAGCGCCGGAGCTACAGCTGGCAGGAGAAGACCGGCGACAACTGA
- a CDS encoding M20/M25/M40 family metallo-hydrolase: MDETRAAFLRRLLDAPSPSGFETAGQRVWVDYVEGFADEVRTDAYGNAVAAYEGGETEVAFTGHADELGFVVTAITEDGFLRVRPLGGVDRSVTEGTQIEVHTGDGAVNGVVGQTAVHLREAGEDDPDDVTEQHVDIGAEDEGHARELVEVGDPATLAAGVHDLAGTRIAGRGLDNRVGSWVAAEALRRAAERDADCTVYAVNTVQEELGTRGASMVAFDLDPDVALVADVTHAADNPAYPNSHASEVELGGGPTVTRGGSSHPEVVRALREVGHTEDIDVQVEAMSTTTGTDADRFFRERGGIPTAAVGIPNRYMHTPAEVVDTEDVEDTADLLAAFAVREVDRESFAVDV, encoded by the coding sequence ATGGACGAGACGCGAGCGGCGTTCCTGCGCCGGCTGTTGGACGCGCCCAGCCCCTCGGGGTTCGAGACGGCGGGCCAGCGGGTGTGGGTTGACTACGTCGAAGGGTTCGCGGACGAGGTCCGCACGGACGCGTACGGCAACGCGGTCGCCGCCTACGAGGGCGGCGAGACCGAGGTAGCGTTCACCGGTCACGCGGACGAGCTCGGATTCGTCGTGACCGCCATCACCGAGGACGGCTTCCTGCGCGTGCGGCCGCTGGGCGGCGTCGACCGGTCGGTCACGGAGGGCACCCAGATCGAGGTCCACACGGGCGACGGCGCCGTCAACGGCGTCGTCGGCCAGACCGCGGTCCACCTCCGCGAGGCCGGCGAGGACGACCCGGACGACGTCACCGAGCAGCACGTCGACATCGGCGCCGAGGACGAGGGACACGCCCGCGAGCTCGTGGAGGTCGGCGACCCCGCGACGCTCGCGGCGGGCGTCCACGACCTCGCCGGGACGCGCATCGCGGGACGCGGGCTCGACAACCGCGTGGGCTCGTGGGTCGCTGCTGAGGCGCTGCGACGCGCGGCCGAGCGGGACGCCGACTGCACGGTGTACGCCGTCAACACCGTCCAGGAGGAGCTCGGCACGCGGGGCGCGAGCATGGTCGCGTTCGACCTCGACCCGGACGTCGCGCTCGTCGCGGACGTCACACACGCCGCCGACAATCCCGCGTACCCGAACAGCCACGCCAGCGAAGTCGAACTGGGTGGCGGCCCGACCGTGACCCGGGGCGGGTCCAGCCACCCCGAGGTCGTGCGCGCGCTCCGCGAGGTCGGGCACACAGAGGACATCGACGTGCAGGTCGAGGCGATGTCCACGACGACGGGCACGGACGCGGACCGGTTCTTCCGGGAGCGCGGCGGCATCCCGACGGCCGCGGTCGGCATCCCGAACCGGTACATGCACACGCCCGCGGAGGTCGTCGACACCGAGGACGTCGAGGACACCGCGGACCTGCTGGCGGCGTTCGCGGTCCGCGAGGTCGACCGGGAGTCGTTCGCGGTGGACGTCTGA
- a CDS encoding zinc-dependent metalloprotease: MTLIESARHVADASGDGAIDWTAVADAAKAATAPGSLDLSEAEAEAYAADIREARAQLRDVSGLEFNVPDTVEIQNRHHWVDANVETFRRAFEPLNERASYLPGVARSLNTATTAGALAFVSRHVLGQYDPLLLADNTDHALYFVHPNVVRVADSLDVAFPRFRRWIAFHEVTHAAEFGAAPWLADHLEERLEDGVEALGDGDIRREAFQELNVAMTAVEGYAELLMDEAFDGEYADLRAKLDARRKGGSPLTKLVKRALGLQLKREQYERGRRFFQAVAAERGVAGAGRVWDDPEFLPTDEELDAPRLWLARVPERAE; encoded by the coding sequence ATGACACTCATCGAGAGCGCGCGCCACGTCGCGGACGCCAGCGGCGACGGCGCCATCGACTGGACCGCCGTCGCCGACGCCGCGAAGGCAGCCACCGCGCCCGGCAGCCTCGACCTCTCGGAGGCGGAAGCCGAGGCGTACGCTGCCGACATCCGCGAGGCCCGCGCGCAGCTCCGGGACGTCTCCGGGCTGGAGTTCAACGTCCCCGACACCGTCGAGATCCAGAACCGCCACCACTGGGTGGACGCCAACGTCGAGACGTTCCGGCGCGCGTTCGAGCCGCTGAACGAGCGCGCGAGCTACCTCCCGGGGGTCGCGCGCTCGCTGAACACGGCGACCACCGCGGGCGCGCTCGCGTTCGTCTCCCGGCACGTCCTCGGGCAGTACGACCCGCTGCTCCTCGCCGACAACACCGACCACGCGCTCTACTTCGTCCACCCGAACGTCGTCCGGGTGGCGGACAGCCTCGACGTCGCGTTCCCGCGGTTCCGCCGCTGGATCGCGTTCCACGAGGTCACGCACGCCGCCGAGTTCGGCGCCGCCCCGTGGCTCGCCGACCACCTCGAAGAACGCCTCGAGGACGGTGTCGAAGCGCTCGGCGACGGCGACATCCGACGGGAGGCGTTCCAAGAGCTGAACGTCGCGATGACTGCCGTCGAGGGGTACGCGGAGCTGCTGATGGACGAGGCGTTCGACGGCGAGTACGCCGACCTGCGCGCGAAACTCGACGCCCGCCGGAAGGGCGGCAGCCCGCTGACGAAGCTCGTCAAGCGCGCGCTCGGCCTCCAGCTCAAGCGCGAGCAGTACGAGCGCGGCCGGCGGTTCTTCCAGGCGGTCGCCGCAGAACGCGGCGTCGCCGGCGCCGGCCGCGTCTGGGACGACCCCGAATTCCTCCCGACAGACGAGGAGCTCGACGCGCC